In Runella sp. SP2, the genomic window AATCCATTTTCTACTGAGACTTCTGTCTTTTCCCTCTAAAAAAGCAACAATTTCATCATTATTTAATTTATTGCCCTTCTCATCTCTTACAATAACTTCGTTATTAGACCTTTCACTTCTATCAAAAGAAGCATTTTCTCTGTAAGTTCCTGCTAATAATGGGTGTAATGCTCTCATGGCTGATATAGATAAAGGACTCCGTCTTTTCAAAGTTCGGTCTTTCCCACCCTTAGCAGCTTTCATCCATCCGCCAAATAGCTGGTCAGCATAAGTTGGGTCACAAGTTCCATAGACCTCTCCCTCTTCCAAGTTTTTTTGTTTGTTTACGTCAAACAAAAAAGTGGTAGGTGAAGGAGTTTGTTTAATAGCTTCGCAAAGAGAATCAATTAAAGACCTTTTAACTTGCTGCCCACTTGAAAAAGGAATATACTTACCAAACTGAACATCAAAATAAGTCTTTTGACCGTCTGCAACACAAAAAACAGTGTGTTCGGCTCTTTTTAGTGTTCTGATATAGAGGGTATTCATACAATCTTTATTTTAAAGTTTTAAGATTTTTTTTCAACAAAAGCGTAATCGAACTTTAGAAGTGTACAGAAATAAGCAAACTCTTCATTTGTCATTAGGTGTACTTCGTCTTTGAGTTGTTTAATTATTTCTAAATCCTTACTCTCAAGATCTTTAATCATTTCTATCAAAGCCTCAATGAATAACCTCCTAGTTTTAGACGCAAATAATTTAGAGTCAATCAAGGTTTTTCGGTCATTTTTAGTGCCTTGATTCCTATACCTCAGAATGGTCTCCGCCAATTCTAGCGTATAATTGGTAATTTCTTCTTTGTTTTTTGTTAGCATTGCAGTAAGCCAAGTTTTGTATGCAAAATAATTGAGTGTATCATCTGGTTTGGAGAAAGACAAATTCTTGCTTTCACCCATGTACTTTGTAATTCCTTCGGGCCTAAGAGCTTGTAAGCCAATACTTCCAAGTTCGCAAGCACGTTTTATGTGCATGCCGAAAAGTGCCTCAAAACGTTTCTTGTCAGTATCAAAACTTCCAAAAAGCTGCCTGTAAACTTCGATGATTCTACTTCCAGATTTGAGGTAAAATGGAATAAATCCGATTGTTTTATTGGTTTGCCCAAATCCATAGACATAGCCTGTTTTTTCCCCTTTCGGATATAGTTGAGATAAGCTAAAAAACAACGCCGACCAATTGACAGTATTCGCTTCTATCAAAGTAGCGTTCACTTCAAAAATTTTCTGAGTTTGTAAGTCGGTAAAATCAAAGTCTTCTCGAAACACTTCTGAGTCTAATGAATACGTAAGCCATTGCCCATTCCATGTATTGATTTGATTTCCTCTCAGTTTACTTAATGAATTATCATTCAAATATTTACGATAAACTTGCCAACCTTCAAAAGTTTTGAGGGTTATTTCTGGGTCATCAAAAAGAATAGAAAAACCACCTGCGACACCAATTCCTAAGCCACTTCCAATCCAAGAAAGATAGACATCATCAGAAGTAGTAGGTAGTTTTACATCACTCACCAAACCCGAAGTGCTAGCATATTCCTTGGTTTCAGAAGCAGGAAAACCCAAAGCAAAACTTCCATCTGGCTCCTCGTTCTCTACTTTT contains:
- a CDS encoding CRISPR-associated protein Cas7, which produces MNTLYIRTLKRAEHTVFCVADGQKTYFDVQFGKYIPFSSGQQVKRSLIDSLCEAIKQTPSPTTFLFDVNKQKNLEEGEVYGTCDPTYADQLFGGWMKAAKGGKDRTLKRRSPLSISAMRALHPLLAGTYRENASFDRSERSNNEVIVRDEKGNKLNNDEIVAFLEGKDRSLSRKWIKPANRATGLFVADIAIDLRRLFSVTTNSFEPEMSDETIAKLKSEGWVESKNVFGPCLVAPKELRDAWIKGLAKAIINWRITSNQARTFSLMDTLAISISDNANLIAGSIRAKLSEEDSEKAEPIIDESLKNMGVETYITLQAGGYIRTKGETYDALDRAEAKLIELLSAFDYENQ